A stretch of the Malus domestica chromosome 08, GDT2T_hap1 genome encodes the following:
- the LOC103415521 gene encoding dehydrin COR47-like (The RefSeq protein has 1 substitution compared to this genomic sequence) produces MAEEYNKKSDEHEYERKTGDYEEGSGAGETKDRGLFDFLGKKEEEKPTPYQQGDQVNVAEFDEKVKISDHHDQHASSYNKVEEEEDKEKKHETLLQKLHRSESSSSSSSDEEEDEEKKKKRKEKKGLTDKIKEKISGDEHKEEGYHKEEDTAVPVEKVYEEEHHHPAPAPAPVVHYHEEPTDSPTEEKKGFLEKIKEKLPGHKKTEEVPVGAASHEQHSDDKHAAEPPVAASYEAGEEPKEKKGILEKIKEKLPGYHSKPEEDHKDIKEKEKDTPSY; encoded by the exons ATGGCGGAGGAGTACAACAAGAAGAGCGATGAACACGAGTACGAGAGGAAGACTGGGGATTACGAGGAGGGATCGGGTGCAGGCGAGACCAAGGATCGTGGGTTGTTTGATTTCTTggggaagaaagaggaggagaagcCAACTCCTTATCAGCAAGGGGATCAGGTGAACGTCGCCGAGTTTGATGAGAAAGTCAAGATCTCCGATCATCACGATCAGCATGCATCATCATACAACAAAGTAGAAGAGGAGgaagacaaggagaagaagcACGAGACTCTCCTGCAGAAGCTTCACCGATCTGAAAGCAGCTCTAGCTCT TCAAGTGATGAGGAGGAagatgaagagaagaagaagaagcggaAAGAAAAGAAGGGATTGACGGATAAGATCAAGGAGAAGATCTCCGGTGATGAGCACAAGGAAGAAGGCTATCACAAGGAGGAGGACACGGCTGTCCCGGTGGAGAAGGTGTACGAGGAGGAACATCATCATCCAGCTCCAGCTCCAGCTCCGGTTGTTCATTACCACGAAGAGCCAACCGACTCTCCAACTGAGGAAAAGAAGGGTTTCCTCGAGAAGATCAAGGAAAAGCTACCTGGCCACAAGAAGACTGAGGAGGTTCCAGTTGGTGCTGCTTCGCACGAACAGCACAGTGACGACAAACATGCGGCGGAGCCACCGGTAGCAGCCTCTTATGAAGCTGGAGAAGAGCCCAAGGAAAAGAAGGGTATTTTGGAGAAGATCAAGGAAAAGCTTCCAGGGTACCATTCCAAGACCGAGGAAGATCACAAGGACatcaaggagaaagagaaggatACTCCTTCctactaa